One Alkalinema sp. FACHB-956 genomic window, CAGGTACACCAGGAATTTTGGCAAGCCGTACAACGGGAACAAGCCTTAGATATTGAATTTCGAATTTTGACCCCCCAGGGGGAGATTCGCTGGATTGCCGCTAAAAGCCAGGTGTTTGCGGCCCGATCGGGGAATCCTTGCCGGATGATTGGCGTTCACATTGACATTACGGAAAAGAAGCAACTGGAAGCCCAGTTCCTCAAGGCACAACGGTTGGAAAGTTTAGGAACGCTAGCCAGTGGCATTGCCCATGACATTAATAATATTTTGACCCCTGTGTTGGCAGTGGCGCAACTGTTGCCGATCAAGTTACCGAATCTCGATGCGCGGAATTTGCAACTCCTGTCCTTGCTGGAAAACAGTGCCCATCGGGGTTCAGACTTGGTGAAACAAATTCTGTCCTTTACCCGTGGTATGGAAGGGCAGCGGGGCATTCTCCAGGTCAGTTATTTGCTCAAGGAGATTATTCAAATTATTCAACAGACATTGCCCAAAACGATCGAGGTTCAAGCCCAGATCAACTCGGATCTCTGGCCTGTCTATGCCGACAGTACCCAGTTGCATCAGGTATTTATGAATCTCTGTGTCAATGCGCGGGATGCCATGCCCCAGGGTGGCCTGTTGAGGATCTCAGTGGATAATCAGCAGGTCGATGAGGCGATCGCGCGCTTGCATTTGGATGCGGAGGTGGGAAATTACGTGGTGGTGACGATCGCGGATACGGGCACCGGCATGGCTCCGGAGATTTTGCATCGTATTTTCGATCCGTTTTTTACCACGAAGGACATTGGCCAAGGAACCGGCTTAGGTCTGTCAGCGGTGCTGGGCATTGTCAAAAGCCATGGTGGATTTATTGTAGTGCAGAGTGAGGTGGGTCAGGGCAGCCAGTTCCAAGTCTTTTTACCAGTCTGTGAGTCTGAACCCATTCCGCCCAAAAATCCTGAATTTACGGGATTGGGGCAGCAAGAATTAATTTTAGTGGTGGATGATGAAGCAACGATTTGCGAAAGCATTCGCAATATTTTAACGGTGCATAACTACCAAGTTTTAACCGCAACCTCTAGCAAGATCGCGATCGAGTTATTCCACACCTATCTGACGGACATTCGGTGTGTCTTTCTGGATATGATGATGCCTGGGATGGACGGTTTATCAACCCTTGATGTATTGAGACAGTTAACCCCCCACATTCCAGCTATTTTAATGAGTGGCTTGCATTCCACTGAGGTCGTATCCCAAGCAGAAGCAGCAGGCTTCCAGGAATTTATCCCGAAGCCATTCACAACAGAAATGCTATTGAGTGCATTACAGCGATCGCTTCAGGCTACGGTGTGAAAGTCAGTTATGAATCACACCTCGGATTGAACCATCAGAACCGAGGTAACCAGGTTCTGGCTTGGCGATTGAGCGATCGTAAAACCTGAATATGCGGTTCATCGGCTTCTACGGGAATAATCGGTGCAGCTTGTCCGCCCCATTGCTGAATCACCGCATTGGCCGCTTCCAACCCCGTGACGTAGGCTTTTTCCTGGGACCAAGAGCCGTGTTGAGTAATAATCCAATCGCCGCTCATATATAGGTTAGGTAGGCTGGTGGTGCCGCGCAACATGTATTGGTAACTGCCGGGGGAGAAATGGGTAACGGCTTTGGGCAGGCGCACGACGCTGTAGTCCACAACTTTTGCGGCCTGGAAGTCTGGAATACAGGTAATCAAATCCTGATGCACCCGATCGACAATGGCCCGATCGTCCATGGGCAAAAACTGATTGGCATGGTAAAAGTCCGCTTCAATCACGGTACCGGGTTCGTCCCGGAATTCATCGTGCAGCGCATTGAGATCAAAAAATGTCCAGCCGGTGGTGGGGGTGAAGCCGAAACAGGCATTGGACGGCAGCGGCACAGGAATTTTCCGATCGAACCACAGGCGCGTCGCCAACACATCGATCGACCCTAGGTTCATCACATCGCGAAACTCTGCAAACTGCGCTAGGGTTTTGCTATTGGCAATGATTTTTTGCATACCCGAGATGCCAACTGCAAAAATCACTGCATCGGCCTCAAACCGCTCGCCACCGCAAATTACGGTTTTCACTTGCTGCGTTCGAGGATCTAACTCTAAATCACTCACCCGTTTCTGGGTCAGAACTTTGCCGCCGAGGGCTTTGATTTTATCGACCCAGGGTTGAAAGATGCGATCGCCCACCGTGCCTCGACACCACACTACATCAAAGTCCGCTTGGTGGGCCAGGATGAAGTAGTAGAGCATTCCCAGGGTGGCCGCAGCGGAACATTGCTCCCCCGGTGCAAACAGTCCCACCAGCAGCATCGCTTCAAAGGCATCTTTATACAGCCGTTCCGAGACGCCATATTGTTGGAACAATTCCCGCGCGGTCATTTTGTCGTAGCGTTGCCAAGCTTCGTCGGAATTGTCAAAATCGACGATCGCGTATAGCAGGGGTAAGGCCGTCAGCCGATCCCACAGGGGCAAGCGTTCAAATTGCGTGTAAACAAAGGTTCCCAAGGGCATGGGCAGGCGGGGCATGTGCTGGAAAATGGGCGAGGTCACTTCCAAGCCAGCGGGGGAATATTGGTGCGATCGGGTCCAGGGGGTGAAGGGATCGAGGCCCAGTTCTTTCACCAGGGCGAAGATGTTGTTGTAGGGGTACCAAAAGCCATGGATACCCGCTTCCACCGATCGGCCCCCCGGCGTTTTCCAACCCGCCACTAGGCCACCGGGATAGGCTCCCGCTTCCAGTAAGGTCACGTCGTAGCCCTGTTTAGCCAGGTGGTAGGTGGCTCCTAGGCCCGCCCAGCCCGCTCCGACAACCACAACCTTTTTGCCCTGTCCACCTTTGCCCTGTCCGCCCGTTCCAGTGTGCCCTGCTCCAACCATACCCCGTCCCAAACCCATCCGTGAATGCCAACCCCTTCAGGCTAGCAGAGGATTGGAGTTTCTACCAATCGCAGCCGCCACCCCCACCGTCGCTACTGCCTCCACCGAAATCACTGGAGCTGTAATCGCTGGAACTGCTGGAGCTATAGTCGCTAGAGCTGTAATCGCTGGAGCTGTTGGAGCTGCTGGAGCTATAGTCACTGTAACTATAATCGTTGGGACTATAATCATTTGAACGAGAGTAATTATTCCCATTAGCATTCCAGGAATTGTGTTGGCTAGTATCCCAACTACTGTTATCGCTGGAGCTATGGGAACTTTTGTGATTCGATTTCTTACCTTGATATTTTTTCGCTTTCTTTTTACGGCTTTTTTTCGTTTTCTGGGCCTTATTTTTTTGAGGGGGTGGGGCACTGACGGCTAGGGGGGGAGTGGCAATTGGAGTGGGCGTGGCAATTGGAGTGGGCGTGGCAATTGGAGTGGAGATGCTGGGCGGCTCGGCCTGTTGCGGCTGGGCCTGTTGCCGTCTGCGGGAGACCCATAACAATGCGCCACCGGAGACAATGCAAAATGCAAACATACCGCCAACAATCTCCGATCGGTCAGAAGTAACTGGCTCCGATCGATCAGCAATCACCCTGCCGGATTCGGGATTGCTCTGTTCCAACCGAGTCAAAATAGCCTGCACTCCGTCGATCGTGCCTTGGTTGAAATTCCCCTGACGGAACTGAGGTGCCACTGTTTGCGCCAATAACTCCGTGACCGCGCGATCGGGCAGTACCGTTTGCAAACCCCGCCCCACTTCCACTTCCACCCGTCGATCGGCATTGGAAATTAAAAACAGTACTCCATTATTCGCTTGTTTTTTGCCGATGCCCCAGGTGTTGAACAGTTCGGTGGCAAAGGCTTTGGGCGATCGACTCGGTTGAGTATCGGGAACAGTGACGATCGCAATTTCGCTCCCGTTTTTGGCTTCTAAGGCCGTCGCAGCCTGGTTGAGTTGGGCTTCGGTGGCAGGAGTAAGCAGATCGGCGGCATCGGTCACCCAGCCGCTATGGAGTTTGCGAGGATTGGGAACTTCGTGAATGGGAATAGCGAAGCTAGGCGGTAGGATTCCCAGCCAGAGTACGCTGATGACCATCAAGCCCAGACACGATTGAAGGATTGATTTCTGCATAAAGGCCCATGCTCACGAAAGAAGATGGATTGGGTTTCAGAGAAGGCTGGTTGTTTTTAAACAATATGGCTGCTTTTAAATAATTCGAGGCTAGGAGTAACTAATGCAGGGTTACCCAAGATTCCGCGAAAAAAGTAAGTACTCTGCAAAACACAGCATTAAGGATCCCTACTAATTTGCCCTAAATTTTGACAGTTTTTCTCAATAGGCTGCCAGTCAGTAGAGGGCTCTGGTATCATCACAAAGAGCGAGATAAGGAGAAATGAGATGGCTGGAGATGTGATTACCCCTGCAATTAGCGATCGAATCTGTGCCCACATGAATGATGATCATGCCGATGCGGTACTGATCTACGCCAAGGTGTTTGGTAATGCGTCCGAGGCCACCGCTGCCAAAATGTTAGCGATCGATCCCGAGGGCATGGACATCAGTGCGGAGGTGGATGGTCAGGAACAGGCTGTGCGGGTGGCCTTTGACCATACTTTGGCGGATTCGGAAGATGCGCACCAAACGTTGATTGCCATGATTAAGCAGGCGCGGCAGAAGGGATAGGAGATATTTGTCTAACGGGATAGCGATTGGAGGAACTCGTGAGTTGCGCGATCGTCGGGGCTGCTGCGCAGCGAAGATCGGGGAACTTCTCCCCTCAAGGCAGTTTACTCTGGCAGAGCGTCAGAGAAACCACCTTGCCCCCTGACATGGCAGGGGACTCTACTCCCCCGACACCCCCCGAAAGTGAATCCTGCGTCCAAGCACAGGGAATTTGTGAGGGACAAATAGCAGCCGTTGAATCCACATTAACGCGAGTTCTGGGGTGGGAGTGGGTATCCTGAGAGGGTTCCATCCTGCCCCACGTTTTTTGCTGGTCGTCCTATGCAACGCTATGCCTTTGTCTTTTTGGAAATTCTGAGCTGTGAAGGCGGCATTCAGTCCTACGTGCGCGATATTTTGCGGGCCTATCCTGGGGCGGTGCCAGCGGATGTCTTTTTGCTGCGGGATGGGCCGGAGGTGGAGAATCCCTTTGCCAGCGATCGCCTGCGCTTCCATTACCTGAAAACAAAGCCTGCGAGTTTGGGACGGCTGCGGCTGGCGGTGCAATTTTTAGCGTATTTAATCCGTTGTCGTCCGCAGCGGGTGTTCTGTGGTCACATTCATCTTGCACCGTTAATTTCGCCGTTGTGCCAAGCGTTGGGGATTCCGTTGACGATCTTGACCTACGGGAAGGAAGTCTGGGAACCGTTACCCCCCCCAAAACAAAAGGCTTTGCAAACCGCCGATCGGGTCTGGACGATTAGCCGCTATTCCCGCGATCGCCTCTGTGCGGCCAATGGTGTGCAGCCCGATCGGGTGGAGTTTCTCTACTGTGCAGTGGATGGGCAGACATTTCGACCGATGGAGCCGCAGCGATCGTGGCTGGAGCAATACGGTTTAGCAAACCATCGGGTCATGATGACGGTGGCGCGGCTGTGGTCAGGGGATCCCTACAAGGGCGTCGATGTGACGATTCGAGCCTTGCCGAAGATTTTGGCGCAGTATCCCGATGTCAAATATTTAGTGATTGGGCGGGGGGATGACCAGCCCAGGTTGGCGCAGTTGGCAGCGGAATTGGGCGTGGCCGATCGGGTCGTGTTTGCGGGGTTTGTGCCCACGGCAGAATTACCCCAGCATTACAACTTGGCGGATATCTACGTGATGCCGTCCCAGGAAGGGTTTGGCATTGTCTATTTGGAGGCGATGGCCTGCGGGGTTCCGGTGCTGTCGGGGGATGGGGACGGATCGGCGGATCCCTTACAGGATGGGCATTTGGGCTGGCGCGTCCCCTATCGCGATCCGGAGGCCGTGGCGATCGCCTGTTGTGAGATGTTAGCGGGGCAAGATCCGCGCTGTAATGGTGCGATGCTGCGGGAGAAGGTGTTGCATTTGTTCGATCGATCGGCATTACAGGCGCGATTAGCAGAATTACTGGCGCAAGGATAGGAGTTAACGTGAGTGCGTGGTGTAGCGCGATCGTCGGGGCTGCTGCGCAGCGAAGATCGGGGAACTTCTCCCCTCAAGGCAGTTTACTCTGGCAGAGCGTCAGAGAAACCACCTTGCCCCCTGCCATGGCAGGGGACTCTACTCCCCCGACACCCAAGTGAATTTTCTGTCCCAGTACAGGGGATTTGTGAGAGACACTGTCGTTGTCGAACTCCCATCGAATTTACGTGGGGTTAGGCACAACCTTCGACGTATTCCACTTCTGGGAGCTTGCCCGATCGGAAACGGGTGACTTTTTGGCCGTCGGTTTCAAAGACAACGCGGAAGTTGCGATCGGCTTTATCCTTGGGGACGAAGACTAGGTAATGACCTTTGGGATCATATTCGTGCTGCTGTACCTGGATTTGCTTGCCGTAGAGCTGTTTGATCCGGGCTTCGCTGTCGCCAATTTTTGCGCCGCGAAAGGTTGTGATTTTGCGGTTGCTCCACACGTCAATGCGGGCAATTCTGCCATCCACCACCATGAACCCAATGCCAGGGAGCCCTTGGGGTTGGCTGTAGAGGCAGGTCATACCCGCAGGGCCTTCTTTGTCGGTGTTGAATTTCCGTCCGGCGGCTTTTTCGGCTTCGGCGACGGTCATGCCGACCAGTACCGGGCCGAGACCATTGGTGCCCACTTGCGAGGCTTCGGTCAGTTTAGGGGACTGTTTAGGGGGCTGAGCGATCGCAATTCCTACGGGTAAGAGACATAAACCCACGATCGTTCCCACGAAAGCCTGACGCATAGAATGACTCCAAGAAATTTGTAGGGGCGACTTGCAGAGGATTGCTTCCCTTCTGGATCTACAGCGGTGGCCTGGGGAATCCCTGGGAACCTAGCAGAGACTTAATATTTGCTTATGCCATTGTTCAGAAACGAAAACATAAGGACTGTCTATGATTCGTTCCTATTCGCGATATATTGATCTATTGCAGGTCAAGCTGTACCTTGCAATCTATCGTTGCGCGGGAGCGTCGTCTCATGGCAATGGCCGTTGGAATGATTGAAACTGTGGGCTATCCGGCTGTCTTGGCAGCGTCGGATGCCATGCTGAAGGCGGGTCGAGTGGCGTTGGTCAACTACGAAAGCTGTGCCAGCGGTCGCTATATGGTCTCGATTCGTGGCCCCATTTCTGAGGTGCGATCGGCGATCGAGGCGGGGCTGGAAACGGTGGAGAAGATGCCCGGTGATGCGGAAGTGGTAACCCACGTAATCATCCCCAATCCCCCGGATAATATTGAAGCGGTGTTGCCGATTTTCTATACGGCTGCTGCTGAACCTTTCCGCATCTAGGTCTACGGATTTTGGACGCGGGAGTTGAACTGGAACGCTGAATTGGAAGGATTTTTTTAGGAGTTGGTTATGCCACAGGCCGTTGGATCACTGGAGACGAAGGGGTTCCCCGCTATTCTCGCTGCTGCGGATGCGATGATTAAGGCAGGGCGGGTGACGTTGGTGAGCTATGTCAAGGCGGGAAGTGCCCGGTTTGCGGTGAATATTCGCGGGGATGTGTCGGAAGTGAAGCGGGCCATGGAAGCGGGCATTGCTGCGGTTGAGACGACCCCTGGCGGCGTGTTGGAAACCTGGGTAATCATTCCCCGGCCCCACGAAAACGTAGAAGCGGTGATGGATATTGAGTACACCGAGGCGGTGGAAGAGTTCCGGCAGGCGGTGAATGGCTACAGTCTGATTCGGCAGAGTCAGCAGCAATCGTCCTAAGCTGGGCTGGAGTTAAAGCAATCATGAGCCAAAAAGCTGTTGGGTCTTTAGAGACGATCGGGTGGCCGGGGGTTCTGGCGGCGTCCGATGCGATGGTGAAGGCGGGCCGGGTGACGCTGGTGAGCTATGTCCGGGCTGGGAGTGCGCGGTTTACGATTAACATCCGTGGGGACGTGTCGGAGGTGGCACGGGCCATGGAAGCGGGAGTCGAAGCAGCGCAAAATACGCCGGGTGCCCATTTGGTGACCTGGGTCGTGATTCCACGTCCCCATGAGAATGTGGAGGCGGTGCTGAGTATTAAGTACAACGATAAGGTTGAAGGTTTCCGGCGGAATGTGGAGGGGTTTGGAACGTTCTAGGATGATGGGTTTTCCTAGGTCTTGAGGGTGTTTCGAGTCCCCTAAAGTTTGATTCCTTTCAGATCTCCTCGAAAGTTCAGTTTCCTAATTCCTTGCTTGCTTGAAGCGAGGAGTTAGGTTTTTTTGTTGTGTTTAGAGCCGATTTCCACGGTTACCGATTTCCACCATTGCGCAGTGTCTCTCAGTCGCCCTCAGGGTGACTGCATCAAAAAAAACAGCATCCTCAGGTTAGCCCCAAGGATGCCGATCGTTAAGCCAGGGTCAAGTCAATTCTTTACAACTGTCCAGTCATTAGTTGTGACAGATTGTTTGACAGGTTGTTATTTCGACAGGTTGTTATTTCGACAGGCTGTTATTTACTAGCTGATTCCACTGAAGGTGATGCTTCGATCGCTGGTGTCTCGCCGTTCGTATTTCCAAAGGCCACCCGGAGAAAGGGAGGCGCTAGGAACGTGGTCAAAATCACCATGATGATAATGGAGACTTCCAACGGCTTATCCAAAATGCCACTGGCTGAACCAATGCCAGCAAAGACTAAACCCACTTCGCCCCGAGGAATCATACCCACCCCGATCGCGAGGCGATTAATGCCCGGTTGCCCAAACACCGCCCAACCTGTAACGAGTTTGCCGACGATTGCCACTGCCACTAAAAAAACTGCAATCAGCAGGCCAGCACGGTTTTCGGGGATAGCTGGATTGAGCACTGTCAGATCCGCGCGTGCTCCCACCGTCACAAAGAAAATCGGCACTAGCAAATCTGCGATCGGCTTGATAAGTTCATCTAATTCATTCCGGGCATCGGTTTCATCCAGCACCAATCCCGCAGCAAAGGCCCCTAAAATCGCCTCAAGATGAATCGCATTCCCTAAAAATGCCATGAAAAAGGCAAAGATAAACGCTGGAATAACCACGTTTCCACGGGTTTTTAATTTCTCGACGATCGCGACAAAACTTTTGTTGAAAATGCCACCCAAGGCAATTGAGCCAAACAAAAAGGCCGTCGCACCCACAATTAAATAAATGACATTGGTAACGTCGATTTCACCCGTTTTGGCTAAACTGGCTACTACGGCTAAAACAATAATTCCCAACACATCATCAATGACCGCCGCACCAACGATGATTTGACCTTCCTTCGATTTAAGCTGTCCTAGCTCGGACAACACCTTAGAGGTAATGCCAATACTGGTCGCGGTTAACGCTGCCCCCGCAAAAATCGCTGGAATTGCTGCCACATGAAATAGCACCATGGCTCCTGCGGTACCGGCTGCGAAAGGTACTGCTACCCCAACACAGGCAACCACCGTCGCTTGAATGCCGACTTCCTTGAGCTGCCGGAGGTCAGACTCTAGCCCAATTTCAAACAACAGAATAATGACGCCAATTTCAGCGAGCACTGAAATGATTTCACTTTGGGACTCAAAGATTCGCGTTACGGCATCCGGCGTGAGGGGGTTTAACCCCTGCAAAGCGGTCATGATCAGCGAGTCAGAGGCCGCGAGGCCGCCTTCGGGAAAAATGACCAGGTGCAATGCCGACACACCGACAATCACCCCTGCAACTAGCTCCCCCAACACGGGCGGAAAATCAAAGCGTCTAGCCGCTTCTGCGCCCAGTTTACTAGCGAGATAAATAACCACCAGCGTCAGCAATACGCCAGACAGAATAATCGGTGAATCCTCAGCAACAACGGCTAGTACGGGCCAAGGTGGTATTAGGGAGGCAATACCAAGATTGCAATGGGAAAGAAAACTGTTCAAAATCATAGTCCAACGGTGATCAGGGAAAGGATGAATAGTATAAAAAAGACAACCGAATGCACAAATCATAGAATAGAGCATCGGTTATCTTTCTCATTGGATGAAAGGGCTAGCAAGCGCACGATCGCTGAGTATCACTTGCGCTGAGTGTCACTGGACTTGGTATTGACTTAGATTGCTGTACCCTTCAAATAGACTTGATCGACTGCTTGGCGGAGCGCTTCGGTTCGATCTCCGATCACATGCTCTGGATGAATCATCTCCAAAAGTCCTAGCTTGTTCAAGCGATGCTGAACTTTCTCACTCGCTCCCACAAGGTACACTTGGAGTCCTTTATCCACAGCATCTCGAATCACATTTTCGATCGCTAAGGACGCTGTTACTCCCATG contains:
- a CDS encoding response regulator; the encoded protein is MVRDGNASIQANGDRARVKMDVTVLLIEDNLAEARLLQEFLKGSVVQRFHLCHRQRLSEGIQQLATATFDIVLLDLTLPDSQGLSSLDALTQRASKLPIVVLTNTNDDELALEAVRRGAQDYLVKRTVNQDLLVRALCYAIERKQAQEALREVNESLELRVQERTAELATANASLIQEITERQNIQERLELAQKAGKIGTFEWQIASNQITWSPELEMLYGYPVDQFRNCYEDWLQTLHPDDRDQVHQEFWQAVQREQALDIEFRILTPQGEIRWIAAKSQVFAARSGNPCRMIGVHIDITEKKQLEAQFLKAQRLESLGTLASGIAHDINNILTPVLAVAQLLPIKLPNLDARNLQLLSLLENSAHRGSDLVKQILSFTRGMEGQRGILQVSYLLKEIIQIIQQTLPKTIEVQAQINSDLWPVYADSTQLHQVFMNLCVNARDAMPQGGLLRISVDNQQVDEAIARLHLDAEVGNYVVVTIADTGTGMAPEILHRIFDPFFTTKDIGQGTGLGLSAVLGIVKSHGGFIVVQSEVGQGSQFQVFLPVCESEPIPPKNPEFTGLGQQELILVVDDEATICESIRNILTVHNYQVLTATSSKIAIELFHTYLTDIRCVFLDMMMPGMDGLSTLDVLRQLTPHIPAILMSGLHSTEVVSQAEAAGFQEFIPKPFTTEMLLSALQRSLQATV
- a CDS encoding FAD-dependent oxidoreductase, producing MVGAGHTGTGGQGKGGQGKKVVVVGAGWAGLGATYHLAKQGYDVTLLEAGAYPGGLVAGWKTPGGRSVEAGIHGFWYPYNNIFALVKELGLDPFTPWTRSHQYSPAGLEVTSPIFQHMPRLPMPLGTFVYTQFERLPLWDRLTALPLLYAIVDFDNSDEAWQRYDKMTARELFQQYGVSERLYKDAFEAMLLVGLFAPGEQCSAAATLGMLYYFILAHQADFDVVWCRGTVGDRIFQPWVDKIKALGGKVLTQKRVSDLELDPRTQQVKTVICGGERFEADAVIFAVGISGMQKIIANSKTLAQFAEFRDVMNLGSIDVLATRLWFDRKIPVPLPSNACFGFTPTTGWTFFDLNALHDEFRDEPGTVIEADFYHANQFLPMDDRAIVDRVHQDLITCIPDFQAAKVVDYSVVRLPKAVTHFSPGSYQYMLRGTTSLPNLYMSGDWIITQHGSWSQEKAYVTGLEAANAVIQQWGGQAAPIIPVEADEPHIQVLRSLNRQARTWLPRF
- a CDS encoding TPM domain-containing protein, giving the protein MQKSILQSCLGLMVISVLWLGILPPSFAIPIHEVPNPRKLHSGWVTDAADLLTPATEAQLNQAATALEAKNGSEIAIVTVPDTQPSRSPKAFATELFNTWGIGKKQANNGVLFLISNADRRVEVEVGRGLQTVLPDRAVTELLAQTVAPQFRQGNFNQGTIDGVQAILTRLEQSNPESGRVIADRSEPVTSDRSEIVGGMFAFCIVSGGALLWVSRRRQQAQPQQAEPPSISTPIATPTPIATPTPIATPPLAVSAPPPQKNKAQKTKKSRKKKAKKYQGKKSNHKSSHSSSDNSSWDTSQHNSWNANGNNYSRSNDYSPNDYSYSDYSSSSSNSSSDYSSSDYSSSSSSDYSSSDFGGGSSDGGGGGCDW
- a CDS encoding DUF2470 domain-containing protein, with amino-acid sequence MAGDVITPAISDRICAHMNDDHADAVLIYAKVFGNASEATAAKMLAIDPEGMDISAEVDGQEQAVRVAFDHTLADSEDAHQTLIAMIKQARQKG
- a CDS encoding glycosyltransferase family 4 protein, yielding MQRYAFVFLEILSCEGGIQSYVRDILRAYPGAVPADVFLLRDGPEVENPFASDRLRFHYLKTKPASLGRLRLAVQFLAYLIRCRPQRVFCGHIHLAPLISPLCQALGIPLTILTYGKEVWEPLPPPKQKALQTADRVWTISRYSRDRLCAANGVQPDRVEFLYCAVDGQTFRPMEPQRSWLEQYGLANHRVMMTVARLWSGDPYKGVDVTIRALPKILAQYPDVKYLVIGRGDDQPRLAQLAAELGVADRVVFAGFVPTAELPQHYNLADIYVMPSQEGFGIVYLEAMACGVPVLSGDGDGSADPLQDGHLGWRVPYRDPEAVAIACCEMLAGQDPRCNGAMLREKVLHLFDRSALQARLAELLAQG
- a CDS encoding carbon dioxide-concentrating mechanism protein CcmK, translated to MAMAVGMIETVGYPAVLAASDAMLKAGRVALVNYESCASGRYMVSIRGPISEVRSAIEAGLETVEKMPGDAEVVTHVIIPNPPDNIEAVLPIFYTAAAEPFRI
- a CDS encoding carbon dioxide-concentrating mechanism protein CcmK, which produces MPQAVGSLETKGFPAILAAADAMIKAGRVTLVSYVKAGSARFAVNIRGDVSEVKRAMEAGIAAVETTPGGVLETWVIIPRPHENVEAVMDIEYTEAVEEFRQAVNGYSLIRQSQQQSS
- a CDS encoding carbon dioxide-concentrating mechanism protein CcmK, giving the protein MSQKAVGSLETIGWPGVLAASDAMVKAGRVTLVSYVRAGSARFTINIRGDVSEVARAMEAGVEAAQNTPGAHLVTWVVIPRPHENVEAVLSIKYNDKVEGFRRNVEGFGTF
- a CDS encoding cation:proton antiporter: MILNSFLSHCNLGIASLIPPWPVLAVVAEDSPIILSGVLLTLVVIYLASKLGAEAARRFDFPPVLGELVAGVIVGVSALHLVIFPEGGLAASDSLIMTALQGLNPLTPDAVTRIFESQSEIISVLAEIGVIILLFEIGLESDLRQLKEVGIQATVVACVGVAVPFAAGTAGAMVLFHVAAIPAIFAGAALTATSIGITSKVLSELGQLKSKEGQIIVGAAVIDDVLGIIVLAVVASLAKTGEIDVTNVIYLIVGATAFLFGSIALGGIFNKSFVAIVEKLKTRGNVVIPAFIFAFFMAFLGNAIHLEAILGAFAAGLVLDETDARNELDELIKPIADLLVPIFFVTVGARADLTVLNPAIPENRAGLLIAVFLVAVAIVGKLVTGWAVFGQPGINRLAIGVGMIPRGEVGLVFAGIGSASGILDKPLEVSIIIMVILTTFLAPPFLRVAFGNTNGETPAIEASPSVESASK